One region of Pleuronectes platessa chromosome 18, fPlePla1.1, whole genome shotgun sequence genomic DNA includes:
- the LOC128462169 gene encoding uncharacterized protein LOC128462169, with protein sequence MEPIGLSCQVCLRKHPKVSAFKKHVQTIEHRKKMEELFSNDQLSGHGFFPNIVFINPNVKYDNKIQSIGLCLLTLVYSSATRTYFYLCHVCEEKRPSENILHHLSSHDHCSNYISYIVPNLLSFSWMPSSDVRVFLRPEITKEVKETRNTLQVLDLPADLMKTIDKGTYSEVMHTLIENDKLLKLLEVVKPKRTMIQEYQRDGNRKHPLLGMQHIVECICAGAYEKRYYLCTLCKLTMGIRAIIRHVLSFDHIFSYFKAWHPSTLMAKEGYRYCKAFTCTMLNFAKQTEEIHGAANTDMKQVNLEPAEFTSVNFKSYSEALKKLESITKGREGGSLVATIHPGKKLTFWTKHASVTASVPASVPIKGPVRQPVVQPVMQPVMQPVMQPVMQPVKQPVKQPVKQPVKQPVKQPVKQPVMQPVMQPVMQTVKETVKQPVMQRSRSQSSSQSSSQSCSQSCSQSSSHSSSQ encoded by the exons gTGTGTCTCAGAAAGCACCCGAAGGTGTCAGCTTTCAAGAAACATGTACAAACAATAGAGCATCGAAAG AAAATGGAGGAGTTATTCTCAAATG ATCAGCTCAGTGGTCATG GCTTCTTTCCcaacattgttttcattaatccAAATGTCAAATACGACAACAAAATACAAAGCATAG GCTTGTGTCTCCTGACTCTGGTTTACAGTTCAGCGACTCGGACCTACTTTTATCTGTGCCATGTCTGTGAGGAGAAGCGTCCGTCAGAAAATATTTTACACCACCTTTCATCTCATGACCATTGTAGTAACTACATT agcTACATAGTCCCCAATCTACTGAGTTTCTCCTGGATGCCCAGCTCGGACGTGAGAGTTTTTCTGAGGCCTGAGATCACGAAGGAAGTCAAGGAAACACGAAACACCCTACAG gttCTGGATTTGCCTGCAGATCTAATGAAAACGATTGACAAGGGCACCTACTCTGAAG TGATGCACACTCTCATAGAAAATGACAAGCTTCTCAAGCTGCTTGAAG TTGTCAAGCCAAAGCGTACCATGATCCAAGAATACCAAAGAGACGGCAACCGAAAACATCCACTTCTTG GCATGCAGCACATTGTTGAATGCATTTGTGCTGGAGCGTACGAGAAGAGATATTACCTCTGCACCCTCTGCAAACTAACCATGGGCATCCGCGCGATCATCAGACATGTCCTGAGCTTTGACCACATCTTCTCTTACTTT AAAGCGTGGCACCCCTCTACTTTGATGGCAAAGGAAGGCTACAGATACTGCAAGGCCTTCACCTGCACAATGCTTAATTTTGCAAAGCAGACAGAAGAAATCCATGGAGCTGCAAACACTGATATGAAG CAAGTGAACCTGGAACCTGCTGAATTTACCTCAGTGAATTTCAAGTCATATTCAGAAG CTTTGAAGAAACTGGAATCCATCACGAAGGGAAGAGAAGGCGGCAGCTTGGTTGCAACCATCCACCCAGGGAAGAAGCTAA cATTTTGGACAAAGCACGCCAGTGTGACGGCCAGTGTGCCGGCCAGTGTGCCAATCAAGGGGCCAGTCAGGCAGCCGGTGGtgcagccagtcatgcagccagtcatgcagccGGTCATGCAGCCGGTCATGCAGCCGGTCAAGCAGCCGGTCAAGCAGCCGGTCAAGCAGCCGGTCAAGCAGCCGGTCAAGCAGCCGGTCAAGCAGCCGGTCATGCAGCCGGTCATGCAGCCGGTCATGCAGACGGTCAAGGAGACGGTCAagcagccagtcatgca ACGGTCAAGGAGCCAGTCAAGCAGCCAGTCAagcagccagtcatgcagccagtcatgcagccagtcaaGCAGCCATTCAAGCAGCCAGTGA